In Hemicordylus capensis ecotype Gifberg chromosome 4, rHemCap1.1.pri, whole genome shotgun sequence, the genomic window CATTGGTGTCTCCACTCTATATCAAAGAGCAGATGTACAAAGCATACATTACATGCATAGACTGAGAACCTACTGTGACAAATAAAACCAAGATTATGAATTAATTACTGTGGCAGATAGGAGTGAAAAGTGTAGAAATATGCGACTAAGAGCTTTGAATAAGGCATTTAAATTTCATCACCTTCACAAAGGATTTTTCTTGCAAGTGGCTAACAGCATACCTCATACAACTGATGACAGAAGAAGTGAGTGATTCATGCAGAGAAAATATACTGCACAGGTAGGAGCTGGCCAATGTGAGGTACTGACAGACTACCTAGCTTAgtattttagattttattttctgTAAAAGCATTGTTTTTTAGTTGTATGCATTTGTTTTtgacctactttccttaaggaaagcttataagatcacctagcttcctctgtgtgtgtccccatcaacttcacaatgcttaGACTGATTTCAACCACATTTGGTATAGttgtatgcattatttatttatttgttatatttataaaccgcctaatgacttgactatcaagccagaggttgctggttcaaatccccactggtatatttcccagactagtatgggaagcacctatgtcaggcagcagcaaaataggaagatactgaaaggcatcatctcatactgcatgggagatggcaatggtaaacccctcctgtattctaccaaagacaaccacagggctctgtggtcgccaggatttgacaccgactcaacagcacactttactttactttactaatacctacatctcataggaacatgtagggacacctcaacagcatcatttgtggtgatgtcatccaccccagttcaagaaggcagatgcatgaacatttgtggagcaagtgggctaacttgtgaatcatctaatcgatttgaaccaaatttggtacaattatagggacacctcaacagcatagcttGCAATAATTCCTTCCatctcagttcaagatggcagatgcacgaacatttgaggagcaagtgggctaacttgtgaagatgttAATTCATGttctagtgaaaggaaagttggtagattagttcttacaagaactTATTGTTATAAactattgttgctgctgttatgaaGAGGTCTTTCTTCTCTAAAGGAGGACATGACAAAACTTTCATGCATTATGGCTATTTTAAATGTCATTACACAATAGCTCCCAGGTCCTGGTGACCCATGCCAGCTCTAGGCTAACTGGCATCCCATGCAAAACTGAAATTGGCCCATCTCCGCCCATCCCCATCATGAAAATACATCACGGGTTAGGAGGAAAAGATACTTCTCTTCACTTCAGAACATTCATTTCACTgtgcagaatttttttaaatttttataaaaGATGTGCTCCAGAATCTCAGCAAATATCCAGTCAGTTGGAGGATCAGAAGAGACAGCAGCCTGGTCACTGGCGCGGGAGGGGGGGCTGTTAAAGAAGCCACAGCGTTCCACTGCCATAAACTTTGAAAAAATTGGTGTGGGGGGAAAAGCTACTCCCAAGCAAAGAGGAAAGCAACTGCTGTCTCCCATGGAGAACTAAAGTACGCTGGAAAGGCTAGAAGCTAATTGGTACCATCCACCCATGGCCAGCTTTAGGACTGTACAGCTGTGCAAGCAAACAGCATACTCTTACAGGGGTACTAATTAAGGTGCTGCACATCCCAGCCTAGACTATGGAGTGCCCCAGTGGCATCCCTGTGCAGGattccaccctgccccccacaaaGCATGGTACCCTGTTCAGTTCCACAGGCCACACACCCCTGTATGCCGGTCATTATGCACAGAAGAAAACTGCATGTCCGAGCAATCTAGTCTAAATGCATGTTCATGGTGATCTGCAAAGCAGTCCATTTTTTGTTGACTGTGACTAATGCACATTGCGGAATTACTAGTAACGAATGCATTGTGGACTATAAAGCATTGCCGCACAGTGGGGTTTTCACTGACACTCATAGCTCTTCATTTAAGGCTCTTCTAGTATATACTGACTCTTATGTTTATGGATGTAGTTTATTGTTAAATAATCCATGCAATTAATACAATTCTAGTATAATCCTAAAGTTAAATTGAGTAGAATGGAAGTTCAATGTGATGCATCAAGCTCAGTAAGGTAACTTATACCTTATGGAATTGGAAATCCTCAAGAACAATACATTGTGCCCATCCATCAGCtgtatcagggctgcacaactttggcccacctgcagctgttggactacaagtcccattacacctgactattggccactgtggctgggaatgatgggagctttaCTACAAaagcagttggagggccaaagttgtgctgccctgatCCATATAATAGGACGGATAGTTTACAGTGGAATTTGCTCTGTCTGGAAAGGAGGCATAAGTGTGCTAACTGTCTATGTGATTCAAAATACTTCCATGCTACTTGGTCAGAGGATTCTCTCTTTTGTTTTACAGATCCTTGTGCTGTTGGACATAGACTGCACTGACAGCATTCCTTGCATCTTGGAGGTCTCTGACGTGGGTATAAAGGAAAAGTAAAACAATACAATATGAAAACACTACTTGGCTTGGCATTGCTCCAAACAGAAATACATTCCAAAGTGTTGTTCTAAACTCCACTGACAGCAGAGTCGAGCAGAAAACATGAATGAGCGTTTTTTTACAACAAATACACTATTTTAAAGTCTTTGTTCACAAAAGGACACAGATTGCCACCATCTACTCAATTTTGCACATAGACAAAAAGACTCTGAAAAGCCCAATGGTCTAATGAATTACTCAACATCACACCAAATGActgagccagcgtgatgtagtggttagagtgctggactaggaccggggagacccaagttcaaatccccattcagcttcatgactagctgggtgactctgggccagtcacttctctctcagcctaacctacttcacagggttgttgtgaagagaaacttaagtaggtagtacaccgctctgggctccttggaggaagagcaggatataacatgtaaataaataaataaatacgtcaTAACTCAGCATGTGAGCCAGAAAGCTCTAGACACAattgcaataaaacaataaaattatttCTGATCTCAATTGTAACAATTCATACACAGTTGTCTAAAATCCATGGTTTTCTCATGCCTTGCTAGTACAGCTGAGGTGGCAAGCCTATTCACACTTTTGTgagagcaagtcccactgaatttaatAAGAGTTAGTAGACATAGGAGTATAGAAGGGTGTGGAACATAAGTGAACATTTGCCCTTAATGTCTTAGATGCTATGTTgaaaaaaataacagaaaataaaaagaCATGCAGAGTTAATAACACTTAATTGAAATTTTGACCATACAGTAAAAGTTAGACAAATAAATGTAACTATATTGTACATCCTTCTGCCTTGATTTAAAATCAGTGGCTACATCCCTAACATCTGGGGCCATAGGTGTGGCAAGAAGCAGGAGGAATAGtcttagagatgtacatagcaggcagcaaagaaatgtgattgattgattgattgataaataagtaagtaaataaataaataaacatagtcAAGATACACAACAAAATACTTTTGAAATAAGAGCAGGTGTGACTAGGATACCCCAGTATCAACACCAATCTATAGACCATACAGGTGCCACCAAAGCCAATAGTGTTCATCCTTGTATGTAGTGCAGATCATGTAGTCTAGTTTACTACATATTGACATGCATCTGAAGAAAACAGAATCACCGACACAGAACAAATTGACTATATGCTTTGCTAATGACTGCACAATGTGCATTTAAACTGACACACAAGTTTGAGTGCATGTAGATACAATTCTTAGGAAAGAAAACTAAGTATAGCCTTGGTTGTAATCCAAAGAATGTTAGACACATTTAAGTGCCCTGAAATAATTATGAATTAGCACATCATACATCATTCCCTATCGGATGAATCCCAAGAATTATGAACAGTTTCACTTATGGAATGGAGTTTTCCTCACTTTCTCCATCCCACCAAAGCCCTCCCACTAGAGAAGTTGGTTAGGGATCCTCAGGAACAGCACTGAATGTGGCATGGGGgatgtgtgtgcagcaaaaatcaggatttcacacacacacacacacacacacacacacacccctttctacACATGCAAGCAATCCTTTGAATCCAACTCATTTTGCCCATTTTATTTGAGAATGACTGCCATCTCCCTCCCAACAATTAGGAAATTAATCCCTGTAGAGTAGAAgtgaacttttttttaaccttaaacaTTGCACTCTATTAAGGCACTGTGTGTATACAAAAGATAGTGAAGTAAAGTCATCCCTGAAAAACGACTACCTCATAAATACACACAGTctaaaaagccagcatggtgttgggTTATTGTGAGTTCATTTATATCCTTAACAGTGGTTTCTGTAATTGCTTGGAAAGGATGTTTTCCTTTCCAAACAACTGGATCTAGTCCTGCTGCTGGGAACCAGCAGCTGTGTCCTCCTCAGCCTGTCCAGTCCAGCCATCACTTCCAAGAGTAAGGGGAATGCGTGGGGATGAGACAATTCCTTCTAAACAAACAACTGGTGTTTTCTTCTTGATTGATTGCTGCCAGAAGTTATGCAATGGGAAAAGGAGTGACATAACAAAATGTTGCCAAACCTCCAACACTGCATGAGGGGCAGAACTACGAAGCTTGTTAACTATTAGATCTGTGCCCTTACACTTTAAACAATAACTGGaatcacccacccacacaaactcATGTGGAAAATATAGAAAGCAGAAAATGTCAAGACCCAGGGCTTCGATCTCTGTTGGCAAGAAAGTTGCTTTAATGCCTCATTTCATCTGAGGACACTCCGGGAACCCTCCGACTCTTTTGCTTTACATATACATTTAAATCAAAGCCTGTGACTTGAGGCTCTTAGCTTCGCGAGACTGTAGCAATTAGAGGCGAAATAAAGCTGAACATGAATGGAGTATAGAGACCTGAAGGCAAGAAAAGTAAAGGGAGATCCGATCTGCTGAGGGAGATCTGCGGAGAGTCAAACACCGCGCTCGATTCCAGACAAAACAATCCCACAGCTATCCAGACCTGCCAAGAACGAAGCTAGACAATTTCCTCGCCGCGCGCATCGTGTGGGTTGTGCAACTACGGAACGGGTTCAGCAAGCGAATACTCGAAGCGAAGCAACAGGTTGAAAACTTGTTGCATATAATGGGAGAACCCCACGTAGATGCAGGATTCCTGCCGCAGGAAGATATTAGACAACGCCAGCAGGCAATTAGCATCACATCCTAAGAATTTGGAAGCAAGTTAGCAAGTATAATTCAATGCAACGGAACCCGCTCCCTAGGTCAAGCGATCTAGAAGCGCAGCCGTTGCGATCGCCTTCGAAGTCATGCGGAGCATCCAACTTCTCTCCAGAGTTCAGACCCAAAGGACGACCACCGCGATCATAAGTGGTGGGAGGCAGAAGAGCCTGTATTGAACAGCTTTCCCTTCTACTAGGCAGTCAGGGCAAAGATCACATTTGTTCCTCGTGAGACAGAAAGAGCCTCACTTTCAGGAGACAAGAGGGCATCTCCAGGGCAAGGGGCCCGAGCCCACTTCACAGCCACGCCTTAGCACCTGGTAGCCCTGCCACTTCGTCTCAGACAGGTGGCTCAAAGAggacacggggggggggcgcgcttTGCACATGGGCAGAAACACGCCTGCTCTGTCTTTGCCCGGAAAACTGAGCGGCAGTGTAGGGAGGAGCAACCACGCCTCGCCACTGAGGAGATGTGGTTCAAATTAAGCTAGGCTAAGGCAGGGGGGCAAAGGGTGAGGGAGCCCGCGAGCTTCTTACCGCTATGTCTGGAAGAGGCGAAGTGTCTGGGGGCTGCTTGCACAGCAGCAACTCGCTCCCTGGAGGAGGACGCTCCCCTGGTCCCTTGAGCCCCGGCAGACGTCGAGCGGGACAGGGCGCCGGTGGTGTAGCGCCTCGCGAAGACCCTCTCTGCGCCCACAACGGGGTGTAGAGGCGCGGAGTGGCGGTgcaggctgttgctgctgctgctgctgctgtcccgcAGGACTCTGAGCAAAAGTTCGAGCAGCGCCGTCCTCCGGTCCCCAGCCGGCGGGTCGAGGTGCTCCCTGCTCCGGCTCCTGCcccgggaggcggcggcggcgctgttGCCCTCGACCCGCGGATCCGAAGTGAAGAGCAGCACGAGGAAGAGGGCAGGCAGCGGGTGGCGGCGGCATGATTTCTTGGCCCCGGGCATCACTCGGCGgcgccagcagcctcctcctgtggggagagagagagagagagagagagagagagacggcgGCGCCTGGAGGTTAgctcctgctgcccctgcccctggccGCTCCCAGCTCTCTCCTCATGGCTGAGGCCGCAGGTGGCCCAGCCGCCGCGGGGTGAGCTAAGCCGCGAGCCCAACACTGGGACCCGGAGCTCCGGCCGGCTGCTGCTGCGGGCGCCCCGCCGCACGGGATTGGCTGCTCCCGCCGCGGGCGGCGGCAAAGGCACGTGCCGCTGCTGTCGCGCGCGGGGTAGCGGGCGGGCTGgaggggctgctgctgttgctgttgttgccgGCGGTCGGCAGCTTCGCTCTCCTCTGCCTCTCCGCCGGTCGCTTCCACAGGCGGGCTCCTGCCAGGGGCCCACGGGGGACCACGCACGCTGTAGAGCAGACAGTTGCCAGGCCAGCCGCTTCCCGCCTCTCTCTACTGTGTGCGAGgctcgagtgtgtgtgtgtgtgtgtcggggtggGTGCACGCCAGCTGGGGGGAGGCGCTCCTTTGGCTGGTCCGGCTGCAGCTACCCCGCCCACCGGGGCGCGGCGGCCGCTTCCCGCTTAGACCCCAGATCCCTTTTGGGCACATTTATAGACACGGATTATGAAAAGGGTATTAAGCAGGCAGCGCATATTACAATCCAGGAGCTTTATGGGGGATTTGCCGGGCTTTCTTTCCCAAGCGCTCTTGAAGCTTTAAGGCTTTCGACGGACACGTTTTAACCAATTACTGGGActgaagatctctctctctcctctctccctcactcacttTTCTCCTTAGAGAGAATGACCAGGATCTTTAGATCTGTTATTCAAAGGCTCCTGACACAGATCTCTTTGTATTACTTGGGTTTGTATTACTTTGTATTACTTGGGTACGACTGCTTATTGCCACGGAGATCGCGCCACAGAAGTTATTCTAGGGTCTTTAGGTATTTACATGTCACCATAAGTCTGTGATACCACAGTTTGTCTgtgctctttttcttcttctaaaggtTTTGAATAGGACCTGTGAAAAGGACTTAACTTGTCTAGGGAGTAGGACAGgacgttgctggttcgaatccctgctggtatgggaaacgcctatatcgggcagcagcaatataggaaattgctgaaaggcatcatctcacactgcgcgggaggaggcactggtaaacccccatcgtattctaccaaagacaaccacaggactctgtggtcgccaggagtcgacaccgacttgacggcacaactttacctataTAGGATATAGAGTGGAAATGGCGAATTTTAAAAGCAGCTTCTTCCCAGAATTATTTTcagaggcgagagagagagagagacctccgATAAACCGCTTAATGActgactaaataaatacatatatctTTTGCATCTAGaaatgcctcccccccctccccgtggGCCTATTGAGGAAATTCCCCATTCTTTCTTTCCAAGGACAAGTACTTTGGTTCGGGACGTCACCTCGCCTAAAAGCGCCTTGAAGACCAATCAGGTGGTCGGTCGAAGAAAGCGCCCAGCCCGGTCCTTAATACCCCTAAGTAAGCGATTCCAAATATAGCGAGCAATTAGGATtaagagggggaagaaaattaATTCAGTTATTCACAAATGCACTTCGCTGGGTCTCTTCTTTCAAAGCTCTTTCCTCCCAAGATTTA contains:
- the ALKAL1 gene encoding ALK and LTK ligand 1 produces the protein MPGAKKSCRRHPLPALFLVLLFTSDPRVEGNSAAAASRGRSRSREHLDPPAGDRRTALLELLLRVLRDSSSSSSNSLHRHSAPLHPVVGAERVFARRYTTGALSRSTSAGAQGTRGASSSRERVAAVQAAPRHFASSRHSEAVPRDSDIKDKFIQHFTELFSKDPALRDKIIQLFTGPVTVSSECSTLFYRLYHNTRDCSTPAYIPAKTELWFAGKVP